The segment TATAAGATAAACTTACACTTCCTTGATCATGTACATGCACACCGTCCGTCGTTTCAATTTGCTCAACATCGGATGGGCTGAGCGGGTTACCGATATGTGAATCACCGGTAGTAACCTCTGCAACACGCGTTAAGTCTTCACCTACAACTTTAAACGTTACAGTATCAAGTAAAGCTGGCTCATCCCAGTAATCCTCATTTTTAGTTAAGCGAACATACTCACCTGGAGACCATTCATCAAACTGAAAGTAACCTGTTCCAATCGGATTTTCGTTGATGACACTTCCAGGCTCTTCTCCTTCTTCCATTGCAGCATAATCTGCTTCAATTTGTTCTAACGCAACCATAGCTCCACCGCTGTGAGCTAGATGTGCAGGTAGTGGAGAGAACGGATATTCCGTTGTGAACCGAACCGTATAATCATCAACTACCTCAATATCTGTAATCATATCGTATAAGAATGCACGAGGTGATGCCACATCTGGATCCATCACGCGCTCTATATTTGCCTTCACAACCTCAGCATTAAATTCTGAGCCGTCATGGAAAGTTACACCTTCACGAAGTTGAAATTCCCATACATTATCTTCAACAGCTTCCCAGCTTTCTGCAAGTTCAGGCTGAAGCTCCATATTCATATCTTGTTTCACTAATGTTTCATAGATGTTTGCCTGAACATCACTGGAAGGAACATCATTCGAACCAGCTGGATCTAACGAAACGATGTCAGACATATTTGCGATCACTAAATCGCCACCCTGACCTTCTCCGCCTTCTGCTTCACCATTACCAGCGTCATCTCCGCCCTCTGATGTATCTTCACCGCCACCGTCACTTGTTGAACCGGTTTCATCCGGTTCACTAGCACATGCTGCGAGAAAGATGGTAATTACTAATGCCAAAACCAATAATAACAATGAATTTTTGGACATTTTCATGTGTTATTTCCCCCCTGTTTCTAGTATGTAATAATTCTGTTACTAATCTATAATATACCCTATGTAACGCAAAAACACAAGATAATTTTTTAATTTTTTTCAATGTTAGAATATAAACTTCCTATTTAAAAAGGAAAAAAATTCTTACAGGCTTAAACGCTGATTCCAATAGGTTTATAGATTTTTTATAAAATTACCATATTGTCAAATACTTTATTCGTGGTATAATCTATCATTATAGCGTTTTTAAATGTTTGAATAATTTGTCGAGAAAGGGAGTAAACAAGCCATGAGTGTAGAAAGAGAGACAATCATAGACGATCCCAAAACTGCTGTTAAACCACCTAACCCCCGCCTGAAGAATTTAAAGATTGTCTATAACAAACTCAAGAGGAACAAACCGGCGATGGTCGGTGGTATTCTAATACTTTTTTTCATTATTGTCGCAATA is part of the Virgibacillus sp. NKC19-16 genome and harbors:
- a CDS encoding glutathione ABC transporter substrate-binding protein — its product is MKMSKNSLLLLVLALVITIFLAACASEPDETGSTSDGGGEDTSEGGDDAGNGEAEGGEGQGGDLVIANMSDIVSLDPAGSNDVPSSDVQANIYETLVKQDMNMELQPELAESWEAVEDNVWEFQLREGVTFHDGSEFNAEVVKANIERVMDPDVASPRAFLYDMITDIEVVDDYTVRFTTEYPFSPLPAHLAHSGGAMVALEQIEADYAAMEEGEEPGSVINENPIGTGYFQFDEWSPGEYVRLTKNEDYWDEPALLDTVTFKVVGEDLTRVAEVTTGDSHIGNPLSPSDVEQIETTDGVHVHDQGSVSLSYIGFNMDKEPFDDPLVRQAVSMAIDKSQIIDGIYNGVGIPAIGPIPPDVFGYDENVSGLEYDVEQAQELLAEAGYEDGFSTTIWTNDSRERIDAATNVQAQLEEIGIQAEVEILEWGAYLEQTANGEHEMFVLGWSVATGDADYAMHPLFHSDNVGEPGNRTFTENDELDALLEEGRREADPEARQEIYSEAQELLVDIAPMLYLHHQEYLFSVRDEVKGLEVLPTQILQLKDVYIEE